In the genome of Aricia agestis chromosome 4, ilAriAges1.1, whole genome shotgun sequence, the window gcTTCAAGGGCATAGATAACAGTATGAAAATTTACTCGATACtaaaaataacggtaaaaattggaattaatatcggtaaatgttataacggtaaataggatttataacggtaaatatatgttattttataacgttaccttttgtaaaataagtacttaatttaatcagtcaattcagtatgcagtatgcacaaaattaaactagacgacgtgtctggtgaccagtaggtatatattataggaaaaatgacgtctaatgagaatgacatggtcagtactcagtagttcagtgctcagtatctttgttcaaatattatgaatttatggtttaaatagtaaattattgtattgtcagcACATGCGCCGTGCGCTGGCTGCCGGACGGACTCAGttgttttgcagacgacggggcgaggtggtacacaaagcacacgacgagtggaggcagttagttcaggacgttcgttctagtggagatagagagaatagagctagctgccgcctcgcgccgccgcgccgtctgcgttactgcattacgagcggtctttttgcccttggtgtgcgttggtaatacatattataagattttctttgtgctatcgttcgcggcgaaattgaccggtccgccccgccccgtcatgtgcaaagcgcctctgatccgacgggctacgctccttaaaatattctccgtgtcataatacctacatattttgtaaatgctatcatataattttgtgcttccttttttaaatgtgttgatatttttaactacagtctacaaaatatatatgtattaaacttagaattctagtaataaatactaagacatacaaataattatccatattttgccaatcccccgcattcgccacaattaaaacaagtaaataaatacggacataggtaccttgcataattttctgcattcattgactaaacaaattgcagcaccatcttgacttgttaagtcaaagttttttttatgaaaataagggggcgagcaaacgggtcacctgatggaaagcaacttccgtcacccatggacactcgcagcatcagaagagctgcaggtgcgttgccggccttttaagagggaatagggtaataggggagggtagggaagagacgggaagggaataggggaggggattatgcctccggtaaactcactcactcggcgaaacacaccgcaagcgctgtttcacgccggttttctatgagaacgtggtatttctacggtcgagccggcccattcgtgccgaagcatatctctcccacgtatataaaaactggtgctcggaagtcggaagttgggctgcgagtgaaatttggtgcacgacgcataccgcatacctgataccagaaaatatcgttatatttaccggtattttcataacgatattttttggttatgttactagatatcgataaaaaaaataccgttatctggctaccattatgaaaataccggtacgtaacgatattttttcggatattcgataacgttatgaagccctgcTCATGAATAATATCGATGAAATGACTGACAACACGTTGTGGTGacagtcgtgactcgtgaaaCATCCCTAGTTCTTTTTGCTTTCAAGATGGTGAGTGCGTGTTTTACAATTGCTGTTTTATCAAGAAAATACTTGAATTTCAAGtgaaataatgtattttaatagaTATTCGTTAATTCTATAAtctaaatattatgaattttatttaaagtttatcGATAAGAACACTATTTCCCTTTGTAACATTTGGACCTCGTGGCCGTAGTCCATCTAATAAAATGCATTGTATTTTAGCCGCCCAAGAAGGACGCGAAATCTTCGGCTAAACAGCCCCAGAAAACCCAGAAGAAAAAGGAGGGATCCGGCGGCGGTAAAGCCAAGAAGAAGGTACGTAAAGTGTCATTGCATTTTTGAGGTTATGTGGATGTAGCGAATATTCTACAATTGCTgagtttttatttgtaagtaatataattacCACGTGATTATAAATTATACGCGCTTGAATACTATGAGAGTTAAAATCTGATATATTGAGACTGATGGTGGAACCGAATACCTATTTGCAAATTTGTGATTACTCAAACGaaacatacaaataatatttttttaaattgcagaaGTGGTCCAAGGGAAAAGTCCGTGACAAGCTCAACAATCAGGTGTTGTTCGACAAGCCCACATACGACAAACTGTACAAGGAAGTGCCCCAGTACAAGTTGATCACCCCCGCTGTTGTCTCTGAAAGGCTAAAGGTCCGCGGCTCCCTGGCCAGGCGGGCTCTGATCGAGCTTAGAGAAAAAGGTAAGCCCTCATACCAAACTAAATGTCAAGTGTGAAAGAATGTttctataaatacaaaatatggaagtactatcagataagttgattcctaggcagagcCCGCagatagggggggggggggttgcaTTTGAATTACGCATTATAGGGAGGAGGGGTAtgtcttatattgtaaataaacagCTCCGATGCTGCGGGAATGCAATGCCCTATCGCCCTTGCGAAACAAATTATAGGCACTTAATAAATTTGCACCCTGGCAAACTAActaaaggtttaattgcaccccctATATTTTTATGGATATATtataacaactggcttcaattaatcattagtcgacggagccctgctgcgcggggctcctatttctgggtggtgcacaaaaaataaccacgatggctaacccaaccaagtcgtattgggccagcaCGGAGTGATACATTGCTATAATTAATTACCTAAGAATTGTATACTGTTCTTATATTTATGacacttaaatacattttacaacaaattacgcgtaaaacaaaacgtaactatagtgaaaaattaatattatagacatGTTAACAAAAGATAATGTTCCGTCACATGTAACTTCAaacacatatttaaaaaaacgatgCATCTCCTAGACACAAATCAGGTGTCATTTGAAAGGGGTAACTAACCCCTATAAAATGCCACCGTTCCCCCCTCTCTACCTATAatgcgtgattcaaatgccaaccCGATAGGGGACCTACCATCACAATTAACGTTGAGTTGACattattcgaccaaatgacgttagtctgtcaactgcctaggaatcaatttcctcaacgGTACATACTATCTTTATAAATTTGAGAGTTTATGGAAACTAGTAAAGCTTGaatttgaacataatataattgttatctaaatctaaaaatgaatttaaagcAATGCTATATTATGAGTAAACATTTTCACTAAAACAAATTGTAACCATTTTTCTACTAGtacaatttaaatattgttgTGATGATCACTTAATCTGGAATACCATGACAGTAAAATACTGATATATTGAGTCTGATAATACCCAGTCAATTTTGATACTATTATAATGTTTGTAAATAGATATTTGAAGATTGTTCCTTTTTCCAGGTTTAATAAAGCAGGTAGTTCAGCACCATGGACAGGTGATCTACACGAGGGCGACCAAGGGTGATGATCCTGTGGCTTAATtcataagtttaaaataaaaaaaatccaaaaaatcattcttttttatttcaaacgtttaaatttggaaatTGTATTTAACATTTGTACTAAAGTTATGTAAGCAGACAAAGTTTGTGATTAATTTTTCTTCTGTTTATCCACATCAGTTATTGCAAATCTGGCAGAAGGGTAAAACTCTTGGATTCGGTCCTTCAAATGTAAGGAATGTTCTGCATTTGCAACTTCAACTACAAAGTTTCCCTGAAATAACACACGATTAATGTTCGAATAATatgaatactataataatactaacACATTACCAGTTATGTTTTGGTCACCCATTtcacccatcaagccccataagctcactcGTGAGCGAGACAATAGAATAATagtagatttccaagaatccacgatcaaaGGATTAATCTAGTAATGTGGCAAaattactacgaataataaaaactaaggaaacataactcccataccgTACTTCaaattttgttgaatttttttctcaaggttcttttcgcacactaaaataatatggcaatagctacgaaacactacattCAAAATATGGACAAAATAAAGCAGtaattgacaataattattgtcatttcTATAATTACACtaaattcttgcatgtattcggacctctttttgcataaagtatgcatattgtattcgggtcacattttgtagaatcgaaaccaattttttgacacaattacgtactcttccttagttttttttttcgttgcaGAATTATAATCCTCTATTATTTTACAACTTGATAAAAATTCTTAAGTTTGCTGCTTTACGGTAAAGGACTTCGTAGGTGAAATcatagataatacataatatatatacggTGAAATCCTACGATAACTTACCCAAGTAGAGCTGACGTCGCTATGAACCCACATCTGTTCTGTGACCAAACTCTTGAGAACAGCGTTTTCG includes:
- the LOC121726269 gene encoding 40S ribosomal protein S25, with the protein product MPPKKDAKSSAKQPQKTQKKKEGSGGGKAKKKKWSKGKVRDKLNNQVLFDKPTYDKLYKEVPQYKLITPAVVSERLKVRGSLARRALIELREKGLIKQVVQHHGQVIYTRATKGDDPVA